In the Quercus lobata isolate SW786 chromosome 5, ValleyOak3.0 Primary Assembly, whole genome shotgun sequence genome, one interval contains:
- the LOC115988456 gene encoding cytosolic sulfotransferase 15-like: MTITHYPKNQSSNGGEEEELSHECKELLLSLPKEKGWRTPHLYKYQEFWCQAIEIQSIVSFQRHFQASDNDVVLATIPKSGTTWLKALAFAIVNRKRFALENNHPLLTSNPHDLVPFFEYKLYANRQLPDLPNLPHPRLFGTHLPFPSLPTSIKKSGCRVVYICRNPFDTFISSWHFLNKVDPGSKAPMSLDEAFEMYCKGVIGFGPFWDHMLGYWKESIERPHKVLFLKYEDLKEDVTFHLKKLAEFLGFPFSLEEERAGDVEKIAKLCSFENMKELEVNKAGKSIKYFENKTLFRKGVVGDWVNYLTPRMVEQLTKVVEEKLGGSGLSFKVFT, from the coding sequence ATGACTATCACTCATTACCCAAAAAACCAATCAAGtaatggaggagaagaagaagaactaagCCATGAATGCAAGgaacttcttctttctcttcccaAAGAAAAAGGGTGGAGAACCCCTCATCTCTACAAGTACCAAGAGTTTTGGTGCCAAGCAATTGAAATCCAATCCATAGTCTCATTCCAAAGGCACTTCCAAGCAAGTGACAATGATGTTGTATTAGCCACCATTCCAAAATCAGGCACCACATGGTTAAAAGCTTTGGCTTTTGCTATTGTGAATCGTAAGCGTTTTGCTTTGGAAAATAATCATCCTTTGCTTACTTCAAACCCTCACGATCTTGTACCTTTCTTTGAGTACAAGCTCTATGCCAACCGTCAACTTCCTGATCTCCCCAACCTTCCACACCCTAGACTTTTTGGCACCCATCTTCCATTTCCTTCCTTGCCTACTTCAATCAAGAAGTCTGGTTGCCGGGTTGTTTATATTTGTCGAAACCCTTTTGACACTTTCATCTCCTCATGGCATTTTCTTAACAAAGTTGATCCTGGATCTAAAGCTCCAATGTCACTAGATGAAGCCTTTGAAATGTATTGTAAGGGCGTAATTGGATTTGGTCCCTTTTGGGACCATATGTTGGGGTACTGGAAGGAGAGCATAGAGAGACCTCACAAGGTATTGTTCTTGAAGTATGAGGACCTCAAAGAAGATGTCACTTTTCACTTGAAAAAGCTAGCAGAGTTTCTGGGGTTCCCATTTTCTTTGGAGGAGGAGAGAGCTGGTGATGTTGAAAAGATAGCCAAACTTTGTAGTTTTGAGAATATGAAGGAGTTGGAGGTAAACAAGGCTGGCAAGTCTATTAAGTACTTTGAAAACAAAACCTTGTTTAGGAAGGGTGTGGTTGGTGACTGGGTTAACTATCTGACACCAAGAATGGTGGAGCAATTGACCAAGGTTGTGGAGGAAAAGTTAGGTGGTTCTGGTTTGTCATTTAAAGTGTTCACTTAG
- the LOC115988457 gene encoding receptor-like protein EIX2 isoform X2, with amino-acid sequence MWLGISHPNLVVLILRSNHFYGSIPTHLCHLQHLQILDLVLNQISGSIPKCVNNLTALTQKGSPNATITHYHTTWVSNSSLFFMSYDDRMFFMWKGKEHEYKNTLGFLKGVDLSSNNLTRWIPGEIVELVELVSLNLSRNCLTGQITSDIVMLQSLEALDLSKNHLSGGIPSSLSHIDRLSVLDLSNNNVSGKIPTSPHLDTFIASSYEGNPNLCRAPLPKKCSGEEIAQNPAMNGSREHAGMQDEREGFISIGFYVSVALGFIAGFWGVVGTLVLNVSLRVAYFRFLNNFKDRLYVAISENMARVPRQLQNYLISQLPSHEDGELE; translated from the exons ATGTGGTTGGGGATTAGTCATCCAAATTTAGTTGTACTTATCCTTCGATCCAATCACTTCTATGGATCCATCCCGACACATCTCTGTCATCTACAACATCTTCAAATTTTAGACCTTGTTTTAAACCAAATCTCAGGAAGTATTCCAAAATGTGTCAACAATCTTACTGCTTTAACTCAAAAAGGGAGTCCAAATGCCACCATCACCCATTATCATACAACATGGGTCAGCAACAGCTCCCTGTTTTTTATGTCGTATGATGATCGTATGTTTTTTATGTGGAAAGGAAAAGAGCATGAGTATAAAAATACTCTTGGATTTTTAAAAGGCGTAGATCTCTCAAGCAATAATTTAACTAGGTGGATTCCAGGAGAAATTGTGGAACTTGTTGAATTGGTTTCCTTAAATCTCTCAAGAAACTGTTTAACTGGACAAATCACTTCAGATATTGTTATGTTACAATCATTAGAGGCCTTGGATCTATCTAAGAACCATCTTTCCGGCGGAATTCCTTCAAGCCTTTCTCATATTGATCGTCTAAGTGTCTTGGACTTGTCAAACAACAATGTGTCCGGAAAAATTCCGACAAGCCCTCATCTTGATACCTTTATTGCATCCTCATATGAGGGGAATCCAAATCTTTGCAGAGCCCCGCTTCCAAAGAAATGTTCGGGGGAAGAAATAGCTCAAAATCCAGCTATGAACGGGAGCAGAGAACATGCTGGCATGCAAGATGAGAGAGAAGGGTTTATATCCATAGGATTTTATGTTAGTGTGGCCCTTGGATTTATCGCTGGTTTCTGGGGAGTTGTTGGCACATTAGTACTGAATGTGTCACTGCGAGTCGCATATTTCAGGTTCTTGAACAATTTCAAAGATAGGCTATATGTGGCAATATCAGAGAATATGGCCAGAGTTCCAAGGCAGCTTCAAAACTACCTG ATATCACAACTGCCGAGCCATGAGGATGGAGAATTGGAGTAA
- the LOC115988457 gene encoding receptor-like protein EIX2 isoform X1: MWLGISHPNLVVLILRSNHFYGSIPTHLCHLQHLQILDLVLNQISGSIPKCVNNLTALTQKGSPNATITHYHTTWVSNSSLFFMSYDDRMFFMWKGKEHEYKNTLGFLKGVDLSSNNLTRWIPGEIVELVELVSLNLSRNCLTGQITSDIVMLQSLEALDLSKNHLSGGIPSSLSHIDRLSVLDLSNNNVSGKIPTSPHLDTFIASSYEGNPNLCRAPLPKKCSGEEIAQNPAMNGSREHAGMQDEREGFISIGFYVSVALGFIAGFWGVVGTLVLNVSLRVAYFRFLNNFKDRLYVAISENMARVPRQLQNYLEISQLPSHEDGELE; the protein is encoded by the exons ATGTGGTTGGGGATTAGTCATCCAAATTTAGTTGTACTTATCCTTCGATCCAATCACTTCTATGGATCCATCCCGACACATCTCTGTCATCTACAACATCTTCAAATTTTAGACCTTGTTTTAAACCAAATCTCAGGAAGTATTCCAAAATGTGTCAACAATCTTACTGCTTTAACTCAAAAAGGGAGTCCAAATGCCACCATCACCCATTATCATACAACATGGGTCAGCAACAGCTCCCTGTTTTTTATGTCGTATGATGATCGTATGTTTTTTATGTGGAAAGGAAAAGAGCATGAGTATAAAAATACTCTTGGATTTTTAAAAGGCGTAGATCTCTCAAGCAATAATTTAACTAGGTGGATTCCAGGAGAAATTGTGGAACTTGTTGAATTGGTTTCCTTAAATCTCTCAAGAAACTGTTTAACTGGACAAATCACTTCAGATATTGTTATGTTACAATCATTAGAGGCCTTGGATCTATCTAAGAACCATCTTTCCGGCGGAATTCCTTCAAGCCTTTCTCATATTGATCGTCTAAGTGTCTTGGACTTGTCAAACAACAATGTGTCCGGAAAAATTCCGACAAGCCCTCATCTTGATACCTTTATTGCATCCTCATATGAGGGGAATCCAAATCTTTGCAGAGCCCCGCTTCCAAAGAAATGTTCGGGGGAAGAAATAGCTCAAAATCCAGCTATGAACGGGAGCAGAGAACATGCTGGCATGCAAGATGAGAGAGAAGGGTTTATATCCATAGGATTTTATGTTAGTGTGGCCCTTGGATTTATCGCTGGTTTCTGGGGAGTTGTTGGCACATTAGTACTGAATGTGTCACTGCGAGTCGCATATTTCAGGTTCTTGAACAATTTCAAAGATAGGCTATATGTGGCAATATCAGAGAATATGGCCAGAGTTCCAAGGCAGCTTCAAAACTACCTG GAGATATCACAACTGCCGAGCCATGAGGATGGAGAATTGGAGTAA